A single genomic interval of Sphingobium sp. EM0848 harbors:
- a CDS encoding cadherin domain-containing protein codes for MYLGHNVTLDGSLNDWLSTDRVDNNSVSGYQVYSTVNNGDFVFALSSAVAMGAGTTIWLNTDGKAATGYQVFGSTIGAEYNISVDANGQLSLYTGGQAQTLVQANLQEAWSADRKVVEFRLPASLVGNPQVMYTAYDFNNQTYLPTNYFSGQEFAVFNQSTAPSTPNERIGIVYSATTAANYFSTTAYSQLFMSAQEQAQQAGVAYDILTEADLTNLSKLSQYKALVFPDFRNVQASQVESISHTLEAASKLYGVSLIASGEFMTDDASNNPLTGDPYAQMKTLFDATRVTGGTGNVTITATDPTQTVLTGYTNGQVVNNYTNVGWNAFASVSGTGQQIATETINGTSYAAALATQTGARNVLFSSDGVMADANMLQKAIDYAVNGTSMSVGLHLSRDTGIVAARVDMDQSQETADVSPGNGQPGIYDKLLPILTQWKNQYDFVGSFFVNIGNNPPDQTTNWSVSLPYYKAIAALGSEIGNHSYTHPEDTNKLTAAQLQFEFGQSTTLLNQELATVGVPPIQGIAVPGMPETLATSEAIMQYAATYLTGGYAGQGAGYPNAFGYLTPSDQSKIYFAPNTVFDFTLIEFQKLTVAQAEAEWAAEYNKIIANADTPIIVWPWHDYGAAAWDTSGTGAPSPYTTDMYTQWIARAANDGMEFVTMDDLAMRMKAMNAANVTQTVNGNIITATVTGSNLGNLSLDVDRQGSLVIQNVSGWYAYDSSKVFMPQSGGTFTITMGAAADDVTHITQLPMRAVLMNLTGDGHNLSFSVQGEGDVVVDLASTGASGVIVSGASVVSQVGDIMTLDIGTNGLHNVTLTYSQGLAITSNGGGDSAAISVPENGTAVTTVTAIDTFPNTVLTYSIAGGADAAKFAIDSHSGVLTFLSAPNYEAPTDVGMNNIYDVIVKASDGTLSDQQAIAVTVTNVNEPPSITSNGGGVTAAISIPENSTAVTTVTAADPDAGTVLTYSIAGGVDAAKFTINSQTGALSFLSAPNFEAPTDSGANNVYDVIVRASDGTLTASQAIAVSVTNVNEAPVITSNGGGATAQIQMNENLSSVTTVKATDPDAGDHVAYSIGASLDGALFTINATSGALAFITPPDYENPTDSNHDNIYQVRVYATDAAGLQDFQDISVTILNVKGITLTASKYGSILIGTGEEDILKGGAGIDTINGMGGNDLITGGGSGDILTGGAGADSFIYNAISDSTPKAMDVITDFQQGIDKINLPAVDANSLLRGQQHFTFIGDTNFSAAGQLHVHSDGINTFIEGNTDNNPLTVEFRIELLGIHTLSANDFVL; via the coding sequence ATGTATCTTGGACACAATGTTACACTGGACGGTTCTCTCAACGACTGGCTCAGCACTGATAGAGTCGATAACAATAGTGTTTCTGGCTATCAGGTTTATTCGACAGTCAATAATGGCGATTTCGTTTTTGCCTTGAGTTCCGCAGTGGCGATGGGCGCGGGAACGACCATCTGGCTGAACACCGACGGAAAGGCGGCAACCGGCTATCAGGTCTTCGGATCCACGATTGGCGCGGAATATAATATCAGCGTCGACGCGAACGGCCAACTCAGCCTCTATACGGGCGGACAGGCACAGACCCTTGTTCAGGCCAATCTGCAGGAGGCATGGTCGGCGGATAGGAAGGTGGTGGAATTTCGCTTACCCGCGTCCCTGGTGGGCAATCCGCAGGTCATGTATACTGCCTACGACTTCAACAATCAGACCTACCTGCCGACCAATTATTTTTCCGGGCAGGAATTCGCCGTTTTCAACCAGAGCACGGCTCCATCCACCCCGAACGAGCGTATCGGTATCGTCTATTCGGCGACGACCGCTGCCAATTATTTCAGCACGACCGCCTATTCCCAGCTCTTCATGTCGGCGCAGGAGCAGGCGCAACAGGCGGGGGTCGCTTATGACATATTGACGGAAGCCGACCTCACCAACCTCAGCAAGCTGTCTCAGTACAAGGCGCTCGTCTTTCCGGATTTCCGCAATGTGCAGGCGTCCCAGGTGGAGTCGATCTCTCACACGCTGGAAGCGGCGAGCAAGCTGTATGGCGTCAGCCTGATCGCGTCGGGCGAGTTCATGACGGACGACGCTAGCAATAATCCGCTGACCGGCGATCCCTATGCCCAGATGAAAACATTGTTCGATGCCACGCGTGTAACTGGCGGCACCGGCAATGTGACGATCACGGCGACGGACCCCACTCAGACTGTCCTTACAGGTTATACCAACGGGCAGGTGGTCAACAATTACACCAATGTCGGCTGGAATGCCTTTGCCAGCGTCAGCGGCACCGGACAGCAGATCGCCACCGAAACCATCAATGGCACTTCCTATGCCGCCGCGCTGGCGACACAGACAGGCGCGCGCAACGTCCTCTTTTCCAGCGATGGCGTCATGGCGGACGCCAATATGCTGCAAAAGGCGATCGATTATGCCGTCAACGGCACCAGCATGTCTGTCGGCCTGCACCTGTCGCGCGATACGGGTATCGTCGCCGCCCGCGTCGACATGGACCAGAGCCAGGAAACCGCCGACGTCAGCCCAGGCAATGGCCAGCCCGGCATTTACGATAAGCTGCTGCCGATCCTGACCCAGTGGAAGAACCAATATGATTTCGTCGGCAGCTTCTTCGTCAATATCGGCAATAACCCGCCCGACCAGACGACGAACTGGAGTGTCTCCTTGCCCTATTATAAGGCGATCGCGGCGCTCGGCAGCGAAATCGGCAACCATAGCTATACCCATCCGGAAGATACGAATAAGCTGACGGCGGCCCAGCTCCAGTTCGAGTTCGGTCAAAGCACGACATTGCTGAATCAGGAACTCGCGACCGTCGGCGTTCCTCCGATTCAGGGCATTGCGGTTCCGGGTATGCCGGAAACATTGGCCACGTCCGAAGCCATCATGCAATATGCCGCCACCTATCTGACGGGCGGCTATGCAGGGCAGGGGGCGGGCTATCCCAATGCGTTCGGCTATCTGACGCCGAGCGACCAGAGCAAAATCTACTTTGCCCCCAATACCGTCTTCGATTTCACGCTGATCGAGTTCCAGAAACTGACCGTCGCCCAGGCGGAGGCCGAATGGGCGGCGGAATATAACAAGATCATCGCCAATGCGGACACGCCAATCATCGTGTGGCCATGGCATGACTATGGCGCGGCGGCGTGGGACACGAGCGGCACGGGCGCGCCCAGCCCCTATACGACGGACATGTACACCCAATGGATCGCGCGGGCGGCCAATGACGGCATGGAATTCGTCACGATGGACGACCTTGCCATGCGCATGAAGGCGATGAATGCGGCGAATGTGACGCAAACGGTCAACGGCAACATCATCACCGCCACTGTCACCGGCAGCAATCTGGGCAATCTTTCGCTCGATGTCGACCGGCAGGGATCGCTGGTGATCCAGAATGTGAGCGGCTGGTATGCCTATGACAGCAGCAAGGTGTTCATGCCGCAAAGCGGCGGCACCTTCACGATCACCATGGGCGCGGCAGCGGACGATGTGACCCATATCACCCAATTGCCGATGCGGGCCGTGCTGATGAACCTGACCGGAGACGGCCATAATCTCAGCTTCTCGGTCCAGGGCGAAGGGGATGTAGTGGTCGATCTCGCTTCGACCGGAGCGTCCGGCGTCATCGTCAGCGGCGCCAGTGTCGTCAGCCAGGTGGGCGACATCATGACCCTCGACATTGGCACCAACGGGCTGCACAATGTGACGCTCACCTATTCGCAGGGTCTGGCCATCACGTCGAATGGCGGCGGGGACAGCGCGGCGATTTCGGTGCCGGAAAACGGCACCGCTGTCACGACGGTCACGGCGATCGATACCTTCCCCAACACGGTGCTCACCTATTCCATCGCGGGCGGGGCGGATGCCGCCAAATTCGCCATCGATAGCCATAGCGGCGTGCTGACTTTCCTGTCGGCGCCCAATTATGAAGCGCCCACCGATGTGGGTATGAACAACATCTATGACGTGATTGTGAAGGCATCGGATGGAACGCTGTCCGATCAGCAGGCCATCGCCGTCACGGTGACCAATGTGAACGAGCCGCCGTCAATCACATCCAATGGCGGCGGCGTCACAGCGGCGATCTCCATCCCGGAGAACAGTACGGCCGTGACGACCGTGACGGCAGCCGATCCCGATGCGGGGACGGTACTTACCTATTCCATCGCGGGCGGCGTGGATGCCGCCAAGTTCACCATTAACAGCCAGACGGGCGCGCTGTCTTTCCTTTCGGCACCCAATTTCGAAGCACCGACCGATAGCGGCGCGAACAATGTTTATGATGTGATCGTGCGGGCATCGGACGGCACCTTGACCGCCAGCCAGGCGATTGCAGTCAGCGTCACCAACGTCAATGAAGCGCCAGTCATCACGTCCAACGGCGGCGGTGCGACGGCCCAGATTCAGATGAACGAGAATCTGAGCAGCGTTACCACCGTCAAGGCCACGGACCCCGATGCGGGGGATCATGTCGCCTATTCCATTGGTGCTTCGCTCGACGGAGCCCTTTTCACGATCAATGCCACCAGCGGCGCGCTCGCCTTCATCACGCCGCCGGATTATGAGAATCCGACGGACTCCAATCACGATAATATCTACCAGGTGCGAGTCTATGCCACCGATGCGGCAGGTTTGCAGGATTTCCAGGACATTTCGGTCACGATCCTGAACGTGAAGGGCATTACCCTCACCGCCAGCAAATATGGCTCCATCCTGATCGGGACGGGGGAGGAGGATATATTGAAGGGTGGCGCAGGCATCGACACGATCAACGGCATGGGGGGCAATGACCTGATCACCGGCGGCGGTTCCGGCGATATCCTCACCGGCGGGGCTGGCGCGGACAGCTTCATCTATAATGCCATCAGCGACAGCACGCCGAAAGCGATGGATGTAATCACCGATTTCCAGCAGGGCATCGACAAGATCAACCTGCCGGCCGTTGACGCCAATTCCCTGCTGCGCGGCCAGCAGCATTTTACCTTCATCGGAGACACGAATTTCTCCGCCGCCGGGCAGTTGCATGTCCATAGTGACGGCATCAACACCTTCATTGAGGGCAATACGGACAACAACCCGCTGACAGTGGAATTTCGCATCGAGCTATTGGGCATCCACACGCTGAGCGCCAATGATTTTGTGCTCTAA